Part of the Halostella litorea genome is shown below.
CGCTACGAGGCCGGCCTGCTCCCCGAGGAGAAGGTCGAGGCAGTCGAGGAACTCCGCGAGGAGTTCGGCACCGTCGCCATGGTCGGCGACGGGATCAACGACGCGCCGGCGCTCGCCGCCGCGGACGTGGGGATCGCCATGGGCGCGGCCGGCACCGACACGGCCATCGAGACGGCCGACGTGGCCCTGATGGCCGACGACCTCTCGAAGCTCCCCTACCTCGTCGACCTCTCCCGGACCGCCAACGGGGTCATCCGGCAGAACATCTGGGCGAGCCTCGGCGTGAAGGCGCTGCTCGCGGTCGGTATCCCGCTCGGCTACGTCAGCCTCGTCGTCGCGGTGCTGGCCGGCGACGTCGGCATGACGACGGCCGTCACCGGCAACGCGATGCGGCTCTCGCGCGTCCGGCCGTAGGCGTCGACGCCGCCCGTGCAACACATTACCACGGCCGGTACGACTAACACCATCGGCGGAGTAGCGGCCACCGTCCGACCATGTCCCGAGAGCCGCTCGACCGGCAGACCGGCCCGGTGGCCGAGGTGGAGTTCTCCTTTCGCGACCCGGAGTACCCGTTCGTGTCCGCGTCGGACTCGGAGGAGTGCGTCTTCGAACTCGCCGAGATGGTGCCCCGGGACGGCGGTCGCTACGCCGAGTTCTTCAACGTGACCGACGTCGAGCCCGGGCGGATCCTCGACCTCACGGCCGACCGGGAGACGGTCGACGTCTCCCTGCTCAGGGAGTACGAGCACGGGGGGCTGTTCGAGTTCCTCGTCTCCGGGGACTGCCCGGCCTTCGCGCTCGCCGAACTCGGCGCGCTCCCGCGGGACGTGTACGCCGCCGACGGCGAGGGGCGGATCGTCGCGGAGATACCCCCGCGGCACGACCCGTGCGACGTCGTCGACCGGTTCCTCGACGAGTCCCCCGGCGCGGAGGTGGTCAGGAAGCAGCGGAAAGAGGCCGTCACCCCGCTGCTCCCACAGTCGGGGTTCACCGAACTGCTGGCCGAGCGGCTCACCGACAGGCAGCGCGAGGTCCTGTGTGCCGCCTACGAGGCGGGGTACTACGACTGGCCCCGCGACTGTACCGGCGAGGAGGTCGCCGAGTCGCTCGGCATCTCCTCGGCGACGTTCTCGGAACACATCCACGCCGCCGAGCGCAAGCTCCTCGCGGCGGTCTTCGACGGCTCGGGCGCGAACTGACGGCCCGCTCGGGCCGCGACGGCCTCACGGACGGTCGCCGCGTTTCGACACCACGGCCCGGCCGTCGGCGTGCACGGAGACGGCGCAGCCTTCGAACCGGAACGAGACGACCGTCCCCGGGGACGTTCGACCGCGCTCGCCGCCCCGCCCGCACAGCCAGTCCAGCGCGTGCGGGTCGAGCGTCTCGTACAGCGGCTCCATGGCCGTGGGCTCGCTGTCGGTCGCCGCCGCGACCGCCTCGACGACGCTGTGGACGGCCGTCCGCCCGCCTCCCTGTGCGTGGCGTGCCGTGTACGTCTCGGACTCGGGATCGTACCGTACCGTATCTGTGCTGTCCATGCCGGGTGCCCCGGTGAACCACGCCGGCGGACGGGCTTAGTTCGTCACCCTACAACTCAAGGGACGCCCCTTGCGGTCCCCGGACGGCAGTCCGGATCGGGACACGGCGGTCGGGCGGGCTATAGCCACCCCTCGCGCCGGAAGTACGCCGCCATCCCGACCGCGAGCAGGGCC
Proteins encoded:
- a CDS encoding HalOD1 output domain-containing protein, with product MDSTDTVRYDPESETYTARHAQGGGRTAVHSVVEAVAAATDSEPTAMEPLYETLDPHALDWLCGRGGERGRTSPGTVVSFRFEGCAVSVHADGRAVVSKRGDRP
- a CDS encoding helix-turn-helix domain-containing protein codes for the protein MSREPLDRQTGPVAEVEFSFRDPEYPFVSASDSEECVFELAEMVPRDGGRYAEFFNVTDVEPGRILDLTADRETVDVSLLREYEHGGLFEFLVSGDCPAFALAELGALPRDVYAADGEGRIVAEIPPRHDPCDVVDRFLDESPGAEVVRKQRKEAVTPLLPQSGFTELLAERLTDRQREVLCAAYEAGYYDWPRDCTGEEVAESLGISSATFSEHIHAAERKLLAAVFDGSGAN